In Nomascus leucogenys isolate Asia chromosome 11, Asia_NLE_v1, whole genome shotgun sequence, the following proteins share a genomic window:
- the MMP19 gene encoding matrix metalloproteinase-19 isoform X2 — translation MNWPQLWLGFLLPMTVSGRVLGLAEVAAVDYLSQYGYLQKPLEGSNNFKPEDITEALRAFQEASELPVSGQLDDATRARMRQPRCGLEDPFNQKTLKYLLLGRWRKKHLTFRILNLPSTLPSHTARTALRQAFEDWSNVAPLTFREVQAGAADIRLSFHGRQSSYCSNTFDGPGRVLAHADIPELGSVHFDEDEFWTEGTYRGVNLRIIAAHEVGHALGLGHSRYSQALMAPVYQGYRPHFKLHPDDVAGIQALYGKKSPVIRDEEEEETELPTVPPVPTEPSPMPDPCSSELDAMMLGPRGKTYAFKGDYVWTVTDSGPGPLFRVSALWEGLPGNLDAAVYSPRTQWIHFFKGDKVWRYINFKMSPGFPKKLNRVESNLDAALYWPLNQKVFLFKGSGYWQWDELARTDFSSYPKPIKGLFTGVPNQPSAAMSWQDGRVYFFKGKVYWRLNQQLRVEKGYPRNIAHNWMHCRPQTIDTTPSGGNTTPSGTGTTLDTTLSATETTFEY, via the exons ATGAACTGGCCGCAGCTGTGGCTGGGCTTCCTACTCCCCATGACAGTCTCAGGCCGGGTCCTGGGGCTTGCAGAGGTGGCGGCCGTG GACTACCTGTCACAATATGGGTACCTACAGAAGCCTCTAGAAGGATCTAATAACTTCAAGCCAGAAGATATCACCGAGGCTCTGAG aGCTTTTCAGGAAGCATCTGAACTTCCAGTCTCAGGTCAGCTGGATGATGCCACAAGGGCCCGCATGAGGCAGCCTCGTTGTGGCCTAGAGGATCCCTTCAACCAGAAGACCCTTAAATACCTGTTGCTGG GCCGCTGGAGAAAGAAGCACCTGACTTTCCGCATCTTGAACCTGCCCTCCACCCTTCCATCCCACACAGCCCGGACAGCCCTGCGTCAAGCCTTCGAGGACTGGAGCAACGTGGCTCCCTTGACCTTCCGAGAGGTGCAGGCTGGCGCGGCTGACATCCGCCTCTCCTTCCATGGCCGCCAAAGCTCGTACTGTTCCAATACTTTTGATGGGCCTG GGAGAGTCCTGGCCCATGCCGACATCCCAGAGCTGGGCAGTGTGCACTTCGATGAAGACGAGTTCTGGACTGAGGGGACCTACCGCGGGGTGAACCTGCGCATCATTGCAGCCCATGAAGTGGGCCATGCTCTGGGGCTTGGGCACTCCCGATATTCCCAGGCCCTCATGGCCCCAGTCTACCAGGGCTACCGGCCCCACTTCAAGCTGCACCCAGATGATGTGGCAGGGATCCAGGCTCTCTATG GCAAGAAGAGTCCAGTGATAAGggatgaggaagaagaagagacagagcTGCCCACTGTGCCCCCAGTGCCCACAGAACCCAGTCCCATGCCAGACCCCTGCAGTAGTGAACTGGATGCCATGATGCTGG GGCCCCGTGGGAAGACCTATGCTTTCAAGGGGGACTATGTGTGGACTGTAACAGATTCAGGACCAGGCCCCTTGTTCCGAGTGTCTGCCCTTTGGGAGGGGCTCCCCGGTAACCTGGATGCTGCTGTCTACTCGCCTCGAACACAATGGATTCACTTCTTTAAGG GAGACAAGGTGTGGCGCTACATTAATTTCAAGATGTCTCCTGGCTTCCCCAAGAAGCTGAATAGGGTAGAATCTAACCTGGATGCAGCTCTCTATTGGCCTCTCAACCAAAAGGTGTTCCTCTTTAAG GGCTCCGGGTACTGGCAGTGGGACGAGCTAGCCCGAACCGACTTCAGCAGCTACCCGAAACCAATCAAGGGTTTGTTTACGGGAGTGCCAAACCAGCCCTCGGCTGCTATGAGTTGGCAAGATGGCCGAGTCTACTTCTTCAAGGGCAAAGTCTACTGGCGCCTCAACCAGCAGCTTCGAGTAGAGAAAGGCTATCCCAGAAATATTGCCCACAACTGGATGCACTGTCGTCCCCAGACTATAGACACTACCCCATCAGGTGGGAATACCACTCCCTCAGGTACGGGTACAACCTTGGATACCACTCTCTCAGCCACAGAAACCACGTTTGAATACTGA
- the DNAJC14 gene encoding dnaJ homolog subfamily C member 14, producing the protein MAQKHPGERGLYGAHHSGGASLRTLGPSVDPEIPSFSGLRDSEGTAPNGTRCLTEHSGPKYTQHPNPAHWLDPSHGPPGGPGPPRDAEDPDQSETSSEEESGVDQELSKENETGNQEDGNSFLSIPSACNCQGTPGIPEGTYSEGGNGSSSNFCHHCTSPALGEDELEEEYDDEESLKFPSDFSRVSSGKKPPSRRQRHRFPTKEDTREGGRRDPRSPGRHRLGRKRSQADKRKGLGLWGAEELCQLGQAGFWWLIELLVLVGEYVETCGHLIYACRQLKSSDLDLFRVWMGVWTGRLGGWAQVIFQFLSQGFYRGVGLFTRFLKLLGALLLLALALFLGFLQLGWRFLVGLGDRLGWRDKATWLFSWLDSPALQRCLTLLRDSRPWQRLVRIIQWGWLELPWVKQNINRQGNAPVASGRYCQPEEEVARLLTMAGVPEDELNPFHVLGVEATASDVELKKAYRQLAVMVHPDKNHHPRAEEAFKVLRAAWDIVSNAEKRKEYEMKRMAENELSRSVNEFLSKLQDDLKEAMNTMMCSRCQGKHRRFEMDREPKSARYCAECNRLHPAEEGDFWAESSMLGLKITYFALMDGKVYDITEWAGCQRVGISPDTHRVPYHISFGSRIPGTRGRQRATPDAPPADLQDFLSRIFQVPPGQMPNGNFFAAPQPAPGATAASKPNSTVPKGEAKPKRRKKVRRPFQR; encoded by the exons ATGGCCCAGAAGCACCCCGGAGAAAGAGGGTTGTATGGAGCCCACCACAGTGGTGGTGCCTCCCTCAGGACTTTAGGACCCTCCGTGGACCCTGAAATACCTTCATTCTCAGGACTCAGGGACTCAGAAGGGACTGCTCCTAATGGTACCCGCTGCCTCACAGAGCACTCTGGTCCTAAGTACACACAGCACCCAAACCCAGCCCATTGGTTGGACCCAAGCCATGGCCCCCCAGGGGGTCCAGGACCACCTAGAGATGCAGAGGACCCTGATCAAAGTGAGACGTCTTCAGAAGAAGAGTCAGGAGTGGACCAGGAACTCTCAAAAGAAAACGAGACTGGGAACCAGGAGGATGGGaactcttttctttccattccatctGCTTGCAACTGCCAGGGAACACCTGGAATTCCAGAAGGGACTTACTCTGAGGGAGGAAATGGTTCTTCTAGCAACTTTTGCCACCACTGTACCTCTCCAGCCTTGGGGGAAGATGAGTTGGAAGAGGAATATGATGATGAAGAATCTCTCAAGTTCCCCAGTGATTTTTCACGTGTGTCCAGTGGAAAGAAACCCCCATCCCGGAGACAGCGGCACCGCTTTCCAACGAAGGAGGATACTCGGGAGGGTGGACGTAGGGATCCCAGGTCCCCTGGTCGACATCGGCTGGGTCGGAAACGAAGTCAGGCAGATAAGCGCAAAGGCCTGGGATTGTGGGGAGCCGAGGAACTATGTCAACTTGGACAGGCAGGCTTTTGGTGGCTGATTGAACTGCTGGTATTGGTGGGAGAGTACGTAGAAACTTGTGGCCATCTCATCTATGCATGCAGGCAACTGAAAAGCAGTGATTTGGACCTTTTTCGAGTTTGGATGGGAGTGTGGACAGGGCGGTTGGGGGGCTGGGCCCAGGTCATTTTTCAGTTTCTAAGCCAGGGGTTTTACCGTGGAGTAGGACTGTTTACTCGTTTTCTTAAGCTGCTGGGTGCTTTGCTGCTCCTGGCTCTGGCCCTTTTTTTGGGCTTTCTACAGTTGGGATGGCGGTTTCTGGTGGGACTAGGTGACCGGTTAGGCTGGAGGGATAAGGCCACCTGGCTCTTCTCTTGGCTGGATTCTCCAGCCTTGCAGCGTTGCTTGACTCTGCTGAGAGACAGCAGGCCATGGCAGCGGCTGGTAAGAATAATTCAGTGGGGCTGGCTGGAGTTGCCTTGGGTCAAGCAGAATATTAATAGGCAGGGGAATGCACCTGTAGCTAGTGGGCGCTACTGCCAGCCTGAAGAGGAAGTGGCTCGACTCTTGACCATGGCTGGGGTTCCTGAGGATGAGCTAAACCCTTTCCATGTACTGGGGGTTGAGGCCACAGCATCAGATGTTGAACTGAAGAAGGCCTATAGACAGCTGGCAGTGATG GTTCATCCTGACAAAAATCATCATCCCCGGGCTGAGGAGGCCTTCAAGGTTTTGCGAGCAGCTTGGGACATTGTCAGCAATGCTGAAAAACGAAAGGAATATGAGAT GAAACGAATGGCAGAGAATGAGCTGAGCCGGTCAGTAAATGAGTTTCTGTCCAAGCTGCAAGATGACCTCAAGGAGGCAATGAATACTATGATGTGTAGCCGATGCCAAGGAAAGCATAG GAGGTTTGAAATGGACCGGGAACCTAAGAGTGCCAGATACTGTGCTGAGTGTAATAGGCTGCATCCTGCTGAGGAAGGAGACTTTTGGGCAGAGTCAAGCATGTTGGGCCTCAAGATCACCTACTTTGCACTGATGGATGGAAAGGTGTATGACATCACAG AGTGGGCTGGCTGCCAGCGTGTAGGTATCTCCCCAGATACCCACAGAGTCCCCTATCACATCTCATTTGGTTCTCGGATTCCAGGCACCAGAGGACGGCAGAG AGCCACCCCAGATGCCCCTCCTGCTGATCTTCAGGATTTCTTGAGTCGGATCTTTCAAGTACCCCCAGGGCAGATGCCCAATGGGAACTTCTTTGCAGCTCCTCAGCCTGCCCCTGGAGCCACTGCAGCCTCTAAGCCCAACAGCACAGTACCCAAGGGAGAGGCCAAACCTAAGCGGCGGAAGAAAGTGAGGAGGCCCTTCCAACGTTGA
- the ORMDL2 gene encoding ORM1-like protein 2 isoform X1, whose translation MARMNVGVAHSEVNPNTRVMNSRGIWLAYIILVGLLHVVLLSIPFFSIPVVWTLTNVIHNLAMYVFLHTVKGTPFETPDQGKARLLTHWEQMDYGLQFTSSRKFLSISPIVLYLLASFYTKYDAAHFLINTASLLSVLLPKLPQFHGVRVFGINKY comes from the exons ATGGCTAGGATGAATGTGGGGGTAGCACACAGCGAAGTAAACCCCAACACTCGAGTGATGAATAGCCGAGGCATCTGGCTGGCCTACATCATCTTGGTAGGATTGCTGCATGTGGTTCTACTCAGCATCCCCTTCTTCAGCATTCCTGTTGTCTGGACCCTGACCAACGTTATCCATAACCTG GCTATGTATGTCTTCCTTCATACGGTGAAAGGGACACCCTTTGAGACTCCTGACCAAGGAAAGGCTCGGCTACTGACACACTGGGAGCAAATGGACTATGGGCTCCAGTTTACCTCTTCCCGCAAGTTCCTCAGCATCTCTCCTATTGTGCT ctatctcctGGCCAGCTTCTATACCAAGTATGATGCTGCACACTTCCTCATCAACACAGCCTCATTGCTAAGTGTACTGCTGCCGAAGTTGCCCCAGTTCCATGGGGTTCGTGTCTTTGGCATCAACAAATACTGA
- the MMP19 gene encoding matrix metalloproteinase-19 isoform X1, protein MRQPRCGLEDPFNQKTLKYLLLGRWRKKHLTFRILNLPSTLPSHTARTALRQAFEDWSNVAPLTFREVQAGAADIRLSFHGRQSSYCSNTFDGPGRVLAHADIPELGSVHFDEDEFWTEGTYRGVNLRIIAAHEVGHALGLGHSRYSQALMAPVYQGYRPHFKLHPDDVAGIQALYGKKSPVIRDEEEEETELPTVPPVPTEPSPMPDPCSSELDAMMLGPRGKTYAFKGDYVWTVTDSGPGPLFRVSALWEGLPGNLDAAVYSPRTQWIHFFKGDKVWRYINFKMSPGFPKKLNRVESNLDAALYWPLNQKVFLFKGSGYWQWDELARTDFSSYPKPIKGLFTGVPNQPSAAMSWQDGRVYFFKGKVYWRLNQQLRVEKGYPRNIAHNWMHCRPQTIDTTPSGGNTTPSGTGTTLDTTLSATETTFEY, encoded by the exons ATGAGGCAGCCTCGTTGTGGCCTAGAGGATCCCTTCAACCAGAAGACCCTTAAATACCTGTTGCTGG GCCGCTGGAGAAAGAAGCACCTGACTTTCCGCATCTTGAACCTGCCCTCCACCCTTCCATCCCACACAGCCCGGACAGCCCTGCGTCAAGCCTTCGAGGACTGGAGCAACGTGGCTCCCTTGACCTTCCGAGAGGTGCAGGCTGGCGCGGCTGACATCCGCCTCTCCTTCCATGGCCGCCAAAGCTCGTACTGTTCCAATACTTTTGATGGGCCTG GGAGAGTCCTGGCCCATGCCGACATCCCAGAGCTGGGCAGTGTGCACTTCGATGAAGACGAGTTCTGGACTGAGGGGACCTACCGCGGGGTGAACCTGCGCATCATTGCAGCCCATGAAGTGGGCCATGCTCTGGGGCTTGGGCACTCCCGATATTCCCAGGCCCTCATGGCCCCAGTCTACCAGGGCTACCGGCCCCACTTCAAGCTGCACCCAGATGATGTGGCAGGGATCCAGGCTCTCTATG GCAAGAAGAGTCCAGTGATAAGggatgaggaagaagaagagacagagcTGCCCACTGTGCCCCCAGTGCCCACAGAACCCAGTCCCATGCCAGACCCCTGCAGTAGTGAACTGGATGCCATGATGCTGG GGCCCCGTGGGAAGACCTATGCTTTCAAGGGGGACTATGTGTGGACTGTAACAGATTCAGGACCAGGCCCCTTGTTCCGAGTGTCTGCCCTTTGGGAGGGGCTCCCCGGTAACCTGGATGCTGCTGTCTACTCGCCTCGAACACAATGGATTCACTTCTTTAAGG GAGACAAGGTGTGGCGCTACATTAATTTCAAGATGTCTCCTGGCTTCCCCAAGAAGCTGAATAGGGTAGAATCTAACCTGGATGCAGCTCTCTATTGGCCTCTCAACCAAAAGGTGTTCCTCTTTAAG GGCTCCGGGTACTGGCAGTGGGACGAGCTAGCCCGAACCGACTTCAGCAGCTACCCGAAACCAATCAAGGGTTTGTTTACGGGAGTGCCAAACCAGCCCTCGGCTGCTATGAGTTGGCAAGATGGCCGAGTCTACTTCTTCAAGGGCAAAGTCTACTGGCGCCTCAACCAGCAGCTTCGAGTAGAGAAAGGCTATCCCAGAAATATTGCCCACAACTGGATGCACTGTCGTCCCCAGACTATAGACACTACCCCATCAGGTGGGAATACCACTCCCTCAGGTACGGGTACAACCTTGGATACCACTCTCTCAGCCACAGAAACCACGTTTGAATACTGA
- the ORMDL2 gene encoding ORM1-like protein 2 isoform X2 produces MNVGVAHSEVNPNTRVMNSRGIWLAYIILVGLLHVVLLSIPFFSIPVVWTLTNVIHNLAMYVFLHTVKGTPFETPDQGKARLLTHWEQMDYGLQFTSSRKFLSISPIVLYLLASFYTKYDAAHFLINTASLLSVLLPKLPQFHGVRVFGINKY; encoded by the exons ATGAATGTGGGGGTAGCACACAGCGAAGTAAACCCCAACACTCGAGTGATGAATAGCCGAGGCATCTGGCTGGCCTACATCATCTTGGTAGGATTGCTGCATGTGGTTCTACTCAGCATCCCCTTCTTCAGCATTCCTGTTGTCTGGACCCTGACCAACGTTATCCATAACCTG GCTATGTATGTCTTCCTTCATACGGTGAAAGGGACACCCTTTGAGACTCCTGACCAAGGAAAGGCTCGGCTACTGACACACTGGGAGCAAATGGACTATGGGCTCCAGTTTACCTCTTCCCGCAAGTTCCTCAGCATCTCTCCTATTGTGCT ctatctcctGGCCAGCTTCTATACCAAGTATGATGCTGCACACTTCCTCATCAACACAGCCTCATTGCTAAGTGTACTGCTGCCGAAGTTGCCCCAGTTCCATGGGGTTCGTGTCTTTGGCATCAACAAATACTGA